A window of Corallococcus macrosporus DSM 14697 contains these coding sequences:
- a CDS encoding class I SAM-dependent methyltransferase: MPLSLVGQEPDLLFYTRQAAEHGGPVLVLGAANGRVVWALAGHGFDAVGVDPSEVMIRSAEEQRSTEPEDISRRARFQVADLRSLRLPERFPLILAPQHALGLMPGKDDLEALLATVRHHLTPEGTFVYDVLNTPREPVLPRDDEAPSAGLEPRRPLFALHLRERRQPGGPSPIRRLKLRHFTPEELDAALTAAGLVPRERYGRFDGKPFDLEDSRHIGIAGP, from the coding sequence ATGCCACTTTCTCTTGTCGGTCAGGAGCCGGACCTCCTGTTCTACACACGTCAGGCCGCCGAGCACGGCGGTCCCGTGCTGGTGTTGGGTGCCGCCAATGGCCGCGTGGTCTGGGCGCTGGCGGGACACGGCTTCGACGCGGTGGGCGTGGACCCCTCGGAGGTGATGATCCGCTCCGCCGAGGAGCAGCGAAGCACCGAGCCCGAGGACATCTCGCGGCGGGCGCGCTTCCAGGTGGCGGACCTGCGCTCGCTGCGCCTGCCCGAGCGCTTCCCGTTGATACTCGCGCCCCAGCACGCGCTGGGGCTGATGCCGGGGAAGGACGACCTGGAGGCCCTGCTGGCCACGGTGCGTCACCACCTCACGCCGGAGGGCACCTTCGTCTACGACGTGCTCAACACGCCCCGTGAGCCGGTGCTCCCCCGGGATGACGAGGCGCCCAGCGCCGGCCTGGAGCCCCGCCGGCCGCTCTTCGCGCTGCACCTGCGCGAGCGCCGGCAGCCCGGCGGGCCCAGCCCCATCCGCCGCCTCAAGCTGCGGCACTTCACGCCCGAGGAGCTGGACGCGGCGCTCACCGCGGCGGGGCTGGTGCCGCGCGAGCGCTACGGCCGCTTCGACGGCAAGCCCTTCGACCTGGAGGACTCGCGCCACATCGGCATCGCCGGGCCGTGA
- a CDS encoding response regulator transcription factor, with protein MSSDKTRRILVVEDDLSILTGLSMNLRFEGYEVLQAQDGRTGLARALDESPDLVVLDVMLPELNGFEVLKELRQRGRDTPVVVLSAKGLEPDKILGLNLGADDYVVKPFGLQELLARIKAVLRRRYPSAGAGSPPPVTFGDVSVDMAARTVARAGTPVELTAQEFKLLAHFLAHPGRTFTREELLSGAWGYHYEGSARTVDNFMRQLRLKFEPDPEAPRHFLTVRGLGYRFER; from the coding sequence ATGAGCAGCGACAAGACGCGGCGCATCCTGGTCGTGGAGGACGACTTGTCCATCCTCACCGGCCTGTCCATGAACCTGCGCTTCGAGGGCTACGAGGTGCTCCAGGCCCAGGATGGCCGCACCGGGCTGGCGCGCGCGCTGGACGAGTCCCCGGACCTGGTGGTGCTGGACGTCATGCTGCCGGAGCTCAACGGCTTCGAGGTCCTCAAGGAGCTGCGCCAGCGCGGCCGGGACACCCCCGTCGTCGTGCTGTCCGCCAAGGGCCTGGAGCCGGACAAGATTCTGGGCCTCAACCTGGGCGCGGACGACTACGTGGTGAAGCCCTTCGGCCTCCAGGAGCTGCTGGCCCGCATCAAGGCCGTGCTGCGGCGCCGCTACCCGTCCGCGGGGGCGGGCTCGCCGCCGCCGGTGACGTTCGGCGACGTGAGCGTGGACATGGCCGCCCGCACCGTGGCGCGCGCGGGCACGCCGGTGGAGCTCACCGCGCAGGAGTTCAAGCTGCTGGCGCACTTCCTGGCGCACCCGGGGCGCACCTTCACCCGCGAGGAGCTGCTGTCCGGCGCGTGGGGCTACCACTACGAGGGCAGCGCCCGCACCGTGGACAACTTCATGCGCCAGCTCCGCCTGAAGTTCGAACCGGACCCGGAGGCGCCCCGCCACTTCCTCACCGTGCGCGGGCTGGGCTACCGCTTCGAGCGCTGA
- a CDS encoding sensor histidine kinase, whose product MSRTPPRFLNFRRTFALLIVLVVVPSAGLSGFGVVAIINERAAVEKRLEAAWRGTLESLSEELPRILASASLEAVEGRLQFILPDGQSVSEPEGGFELEEGQVRTRDPQLTEALTAVLPEAGGLPTEPTVFSLTTGGRAVLVAAERRGPVVHGVRLSVQALEARLAERVDSRAVSSEPVRFALLPVPRDTSEGGLMGRLVSEVAQARASALGPTGLAERVLPSPLQDFRLVVLPTGEDPVARASTRNRVLYGVLLGLFYLTLTFGVVYTGRALYREAQLSRMKTDFVSLVSHELRTPLTSIRMFIETLALGRLKDPAQMQEVLTLLMRETERLSIFVERVLDWARIEGGRKVYQREMVAVPELVGAAVEAFRTQRMEDGVDLSVDVAEGLPRVDVDRAAVAGALLNLLQNAYKYSGPDNRRITLLARGGGKWVDLSVEDNGVGIAAKERKRVFERFYRVDNLLTRRTEGSGLGLAIARRIIEAHGGRISVQSEPGKGSRFTIQLPAGKA is encoded by the coding sequence GTGTCCCGCACTCCGCCCCGCTTCCTCAACTTCCGGCGCACGTTCGCGCTGCTCATCGTCCTGGTCGTCGTGCCGTCCGCGGGCCTGTCCGGCTTCGGGGTGGTGGCCATCATCAACGAGCGCGCGGCCGTGGAGAAACGGCTGGAGGCCGCCTGGCGCGGCACCCTGGAGTCGTTGTCGGAGGAGCTGCCACGCATCCTGGCCTCCGCGAGCCTGGAGGCGGTGGAGGGCCGGCTCCAGTTCATCCTGCCTGACGGCCAGTCCGTCTCCGAGCCGGAGGGCGGCTTCGAGCTGGAGGAGGGCCAGGTCCGCACGAGGGACCCTCAATTGACGGAGGCGCTCACCGCCGTGTTGCCGGAGGCGGGCGGCCTGCCCACCGAGCCCACCGTCTTCTCCCTCACCACGGGGGGCCGCGCGGTGCTGGTGGCCGCCGAGCGGCGGGGCCCGGTGGTGCACGGCGTGCGGCTGTCGGTGCAGGCGCTGGAGGCCCGGTTGGCCGAGCGCGTGGACTCCCGGGCCGTGTCCAGCGAGCCGGTGCGCTTCGCCCTGCTGCCCGTGCCCCGCGACACCTCCGAGGGCGGGCTGATGGGGCGCCTGGTCTCCGAGGTGGCGCAGGCACGCGCCAGCGCCCTGGGGCCCACGGGCCTGGCCGAGCGCGTGCTGCCCTCGCCCCTGCAGGACTTCCGGCTGGTGGTGCTGCCCACGGGCGAGGACCCGGTGGCGCGCGCGTCCACGCGCAACCGCGTGTTGTACGGCGTGCTGCTGGGCCTCTTCTACCTGACGCTCACCTTCGGCGTCGTCTACACCGGCCGCGCGCTCTACCGCGAGGCGCAGTTGTCGCGGATGAAGACGGACTTCGTGTCGCTGGTGAGCCACGAGCTGCGCACGCCTCTGACGTCCATCCGCATGTTCATCGAAACGCTGGCCCTGGGCCGGCTGAAGGACCCGGCGCAGATGCAGGAGGTGCTCACCCTGCTGATGCGTGAGACGGAGCGGCTGTCCATCTTCGTCGAGCGCGTGCTGGACTGGGCGCGCATCGAAGGCGGGCGCAAGGTGTACCAGCGCGAGATGGTGGCGGTGCCGGAGCTGGTGGGCGCGGCGGTGGAGGCCTTCCGCACCCAGCGCATGGAGGACGGCGTGGACCTGTCGGTGGACGTGGCGGAGGGACTGCCGCGGGTGGACGTGGACCGGGCCGCGGTGGCCGGCGCGCTGCTCAACCTGCTGCAGAACGCCTACAAGTACAGCGGGCCGGACAACCGCCGCATCACCCTGCTCGCGCGGGGCGGCGGCAAGTGGGTGGACCTGTCGGTGGAGGACAATGGCGTGGGCATCGCCGCCAAGGAACGCAAGCGCGTCTTCGAGCGCTTCTATCGCGTGGACAACCTGCTCACGCGCAGGACGGAAGGCAGCGGGCTGGGGCTGGCCATCGCCCGGCGCATCATCGAAGCGCACGGCGGCCGCATCTCCGTGCAGAGCGAGCCCGGCAAGGGCAGCCGGTTCACCATCCAGCTTCCCGCGGGGAAGGCATGA
- a CDS encoding c-type cytochrome, producing the protein MRRTLLATVVVSMLAAPACEDREAQATWTQASGSVALSRDDAFLYVVDSDNGVLAVVDTARREKVGEVKVGLLPERVAVGADDTVYVSNRGSRSVSVIRRGDWSEAARVAVGVEPVGLSVSPTGDTLYVVNSTSRESSRHGSLMAVDTRSLAVRWELPVGDEPRGIALAQGGKRALITRFRQGDLISVDLTDADRPRVAREKTDLYARANTRDGAAASPDGLTPLPPSPDIRFQPRGMSSVAVTPDGERALATVMWAREDPLSPDGTPTPPTGGSLYGGGGPCNTGGVVAPGLVTFDTDTGTPRVDDLDRCRPPPELAPDFPPSTIISPESTHPIQGPVAAVVDPTGLWAFVVNRETDNVAIIPTGRRSGSDLMSGMGSTVRQLVRVGSGPTGIAMTRDGRRAYVYNAFDHTVTTLVSDGAGGTANVRTEGAPLPIAGDVLAPNEVAGRKLFFSALDSRMASTSVGASCASCHPDGREDGHVWGFPDGPRQTPSLAGRGMTKTGPFHWSGEFSTMRDFLDATVRHRMGGTVLDGVMVAQLSDFIDVLPAPDNPHKGEVLTEAQARGEAVFRKAACDACHGGEHFTLNTQADVGTFVTTGPLQDNAAVREVGLNTPSLLGLARTAPYLHDGSAASLKDRLLQGRESNQHGVTAQLTDAEVDDLVEYLLTL; encoded by the coding sequence ATGAGACGGACGCTCCTGGCCACGGTGGTGGTCTCGATGCTCGCGGCCCCGGCGTGTGAAGACCGCGAGGCCCAGGCGACCTGGACCCAGGCGTCGGGCTCGGTGGCGCTCAGCCGGGATGATGCCTTTCTCTACGTGGTGGACTCGGACAACGGCGTCCTGGCCGTGGTGGACACGGCGCGTCGTGAAAAGGTGGGTGAGGTGAAGGTGGGCCTCCTCCCCGAGCGCGTGGCCGTGGGAGCGGATGACACCGTCTACGTGTCCAACCGGGGTTCGCGCAGCGTGTCCGTCATCCGCCGAGGCGACTGGAGCGAGGCGGCCCGCGTCGCGGTGGGCGTGGAGCCCGTGGGCCTGTCGGTGTCGCCCACCGGGGACACGCTGTATGTGGTGAACAGCACCTCGCGGGAGAGCTCGCGTCACGGCTCCTTGATGGCGGTGGACACGCGCTCGCTGGCGGTGCGCTGGGAGCTGCCGGTGGGGGATGAGCCCCGGGGCATCGCGCTGGCGCAGGGCGGCAAGCGCGCGCTCATCACCCGCTTCCGCCAGGGCGACCTCATCTCCGTGGACCTGACGGACGCCGACCGGCCCCGCGTGGCGCGTGAGAAGACGGACCTGTACGCGCGGGCCAACACCCGGGACGGCGCGGCCGCGTCGCCAGACGGGCTGACGCCGCTGCCGCCCTCGCCGGACATCCGCTTCCAGCCGCGCGGCATGTCGAGCGTCGCGGTGACGCCGGACGGCGAGCGCGCGCTGGCGACGGTGATGTGGGCCCGCGAGGACCCGCTGTCACCGGATGGGACGCCGACGCCGCCCACCGGCGGCTCGCTCTACGGGGGCGGCGGGCCCTGCAACACGGGCGGCGTGGTGGCGCCGGGGCTCGTCACGTTCGACACGGACACCGGCACGCCCCGGGTGGATGACCTGGACCGGTGCCGTCCGCCCCCGGAGCTGGCGCCGGACTTCCCGCCGTCCACCATCATCAGCCCGGAGTCGACGCACCCCATCCAGGGGCCGGTGGCGGCGGTGGTGGACCCCACGGGCCTGTGGGCCTTCGTGGTGAACCGGGAGACGGACAACGTCGCCATCATCCCCACGGGGCGCCGCTCGGGCTCGGACCTGATGTCGGGCATGGGCAGCACGGTGCGCCAGCTGGTGCGCGTGGGCTCCGGGCCCACCGGCATCGCGATGACGCGGGACGGGCGCAGGGCCTACGTCTACAACGCGTTCGACCACACGGTGACGACGCTGGTGAGCGACGGCGCGGGGGGCACGGCCAACGTGCGCACGGAAGGGGCGCCGCTGCCCATCGCGGGCGACGTGCTGGCGCCCAACGAGGTGGCGGGCCGCAAGCTGTTCTTCAGCGCGCTGGACTCGCGCATGGCCAGCACGTCGGTGGGGGCGTCCTGCGCGAGCTGCCATCCCGACGGCCGCGAGGACGGCCACGTCTGGGGCTTCCCGGACGGGCCTCGCCAGACGCCCAGCCTCGCGGGCCGCGGCATGACGAAGACGGGCCCGTTCCACTGGAGCGGGGAGTTCTCCACGATGCGGGACTTCCTGGACGCGACGGTGCGCCACCGCATGGGCGGGACGGTGCTGGACGGCGTCATGGTGGCGCAGCTCTCCGACTTCATCGACGTGCTGCCCGCGCCGGACAACCCCCACAAGGGCGAGGTGCTCACCGAGGCCCAGGCGCGCGGCGAGGCCGTGTTCCGCAAGGCCGCGTGCGACGCCTGCCACGGCGGCGAGCACTTCACCCTCAACACCCAGGCGGACGTGGGCACCTTCGTCACCACGGGGCCGCTCCAGGACAACGCGGCGGTGCGCGAGGTGGGGCTCAACACGCCGTCGCTGCTGGGGCTGGCCCGCACGGCGCCGTACCTGCACGACGGCAGCGCCGCGTCGTTGAAGGACCGGCTGCTGCAGGGCCGCGAGTCGAACCAGCACGGCGTGACGGCGCAGCTCACCGACGCCGAGGTCGACGACCTGGTGGAGTACCTCCTCACGCTGTAG
- a CDS encoding NAD(P)H-dependent glycerol-3-phosphate dehydrogenase, translating into MRGSVIGSGSFGTALANVLAVNCEEVRLWGREASVVEAINAQHENPTYLKGIPISERVRATTNLEEALAGSELVVLATPSHATREVVARAQAYLPRHVPIVTVSKGIENETLLTMTELLEDCLPEEFHPYLAVLSGPSFAKELARRMPTVVTIASHWDKVALRCQKALQTETFRSYTSTDVVGVQYGGALKNVIAIAAGMADGLGMGHNARAAIITRGLAEITRLAVRKGANPLTLSGLSGMGDLVLTCTGELSRNRHVGMELGKGRKLPDILADMKEVAEGVKTARSARDLELKTGVELPICHQVYLIAHEGKSARSAVVDLMTRQPKSELAGV; encoded by the coding sequence ATGCGTGGCAGTGTCATCGGCTCCGGCTCCTTCGGTACCGCCCTGGCGAACGTGCTCGCGGTGAACTGCGAGGAGGTGCGTCTGTGGGGCCGGGAGGCCTCCGTCGTGGAGGCCATCAACGCCCAGCACGAGAACCCCACCTACCTGAAGGGCATCCCCATCTCTGAGCGCGTGCGCGCCACGACGAACCTGGAGGAGGCGCTGGCGGGCTCGGAGCTGGTGGTGCTGGCCACGCCCAGCCACGCCACGCGCGAGGTGGTGGCCAGGGCCCAGGCGTACCTGCCGCGCCACGTCCCCATCGTCACGGTGTCGAAGGGCATCGAGAACGAGACGCTCCTGACGATGACGGAGCTGTTGGAGGACTGCCTGCCGGAGGAGTTCCACCCGTACCTGGCCGTGCTGTCCGGCCCCAGCTTCGCCAAGGAGCTGGCGCGGCGCATGCCCACGGTCGTCACCATCGCCTCCCACTGGGACAAGGTGGCGCTGCGCTGCCAGAAGGCGCTCCAGACGGAGACCTTCCGCAGCTACACGTCCACGGACGTGGTGGGCGTGCAGTACGGCGGCGCGCTGAAGAACGTCATCGCCATCGCCGCGGGCATGGCGGACGGGCTGGGCATGGGCCACAACGCGCGCGCGGCCATCATCACCCGCGGCCTGGCGGAGATTACGCGCCTGGCGGTGCGCAAGGGCGCCAACCCCCTGACGCTCTCCGGCCTGTCCGGCATGGGCGACCTGGTGCTGACGTGCACCGGCGAGCTGAGCCGCAACCGGCACGTGGGCATGGAGCTGGGCAAGGGCCGCAAGCTGCCGGACATCCTCGCGGACATGAAGGAGGTGGCCGAGGGCGTGAAGACGGCTCGCAGCGCCCGGGATTTGGAGCTCAAGACGGGCGTGGAGCTGCCCATCTGCCACCAAGTGTACCTGATTGCCCACGAGGGCAAGAGCGCCCGCTCCGCGGTGGTGGACCTGATGACGCGCCAGCCGAAGTCGGAGCTGGCGGGCGTCTAG